In one Pseudomonas fitomaticsae genomic region, the following are encoded:
- the yecR gene encoding YecR family lipoprotein: MKTLIATLSLAALVLTGCATPKQWEATGGSKTDGVVQVSYELGQFESGQTSAAQGLATAEGRCKVWGYKSAEVTGSEKNICRTMGQYNCLQTTITQDYLCKR; the protein is encoded by the coding sequence ATGAAAACACTCATCGCCACCCTCAGCCTCGCGGCCCTCGTTTTGACCGGCTGCGCCACTCCCAAACAATGGGAAGCCACCGGCGGCAGCAAGACCGACGGTGTTGTCCAGGTCTCCTATGAACTGGGCCAGTTCGAAAGCGGGCAAACCTCCGCCGCCCAAGGGTTGGCCACGGCTGAAGGCCGTTGCAAGGTCTGGGGCTACAAGAGCGCAGAAGTGACCGGCTCGGAGAAAAACATCTGCCGCACCATGGGCCAGTACAACTGCCTGCAAACTACCATCACGCAGGACTATCTGTGTAAGCGCTGA
- a CDS encoding ATP-binding response regulator, translated as MKFEKNTELDQANLRIIIASIALVYMAVLGFLPGQRFDTYLPVVTYISLFLSASVVLRQAIVRWPGHYPARRIFGMLHDYTGTGFGLVVGGEAALPIYAVMVWVNLGNGMRYGSRYLAIATVLALLALLAVYRLTPYWQAQPFMVLMLMITSTVIPVYAHLLLERTRKASEEAVAANLEKSRFLAQASHDLRQPIHSIGLFTACLRESRLGEEERRLVDSIDRSLLNVSQLFRSILDLYTLDNGRILPRLQTFELGEWLTDLIRQNAEAARWAGVELRLRRCEHWVRTDPALLATMVQNVLSNCFKYGAHRPVLIGVRKHGAGVAIAIYDRGNGIAEEHLPKVFEEFYRVRQLRDKDVEGVGLGLSIVRRLGQLIGVNVAIRSRLEHGTAVTLHGLPLAPPQIPVNREEARQVGLLTGLKVCLVEDDRNVLLATSALLERWGCVVQAELSGQGLVTDCDIIVADYDLGSHSTGIECIDEVRRQRGYAVPAMIITGHDIEKIQAALHDRQIAILSKPVRPAELRATLRALRDRQTEALSAYTDSPA; from the coding sequence ATGAAGTTCGAAAAGAACACCGAGCTCGACCAGGCCAATCTGCGCATCATCATCGCCAGCATTGCGCTGGTTTACATGGCCGTGCTCGGTTTCCTGCCAGGCCAGCGCTTCGATACCTATCTGCCGGTGGTCACCTACATTTCCCTGTTTCTGTCGGCGTCCGTCGTGCTGCGCCAGGCCATCGTGCGCTGGCCGGGGCATTATCCGGCGCGGCGGATTTTCGGCATGCTCCACGATTACACCGGCACCGGTTTCGGGCTGGTGGTCGGTGGCGAGGCGGCGTTGCCCATCTATGCCGTCATGGTCTGGGTCAATCTCGGCAACGGCATGCGCTACGGCTCGCGCTACCTGGCAATCGCCACGGTGTTGGCGTTGCTGGCGCTGTTGGCGGTCTATCGTTTGACGCCGTACTGGCAGGCGCAACCGTTCATGGTGTTGATGCTGATGATCACCAGCACGGTGATTCCGGTGTATGCGCACTTGCTGCTAGAACGCACGCGCAAGGCATCGGAAGAAGCGGTCGCTGCGAACCTTGAGAAGTCGCGTTTCCTGGCTCAGGCCAGTCATGACCTGCGTCAGCCGATCCACTCCATCGGGTTGTTTACCGCCTGCCTGCGCGAATCGAGACTGGGCGAGGAGGAGCGGCGGCTGGTGGACAGCATCGACCGTTCGCTGCTTAACGTATCGCAGCTGTTTCGTTCGATTCTCGATCTCTACACCCTCGACAACGGGCGGATTCTGCCCCGCTTGCAGACATTTGAGTTGGGCGAATGGCTAACGGATCTGATCCGCCAGAATGCCGAAGCCGCACGTTGGGCGGGCGTGGAGTTGCGCCTGCGGCGTTGTGAGCATTGGGTGCGCACTGATCCGGCGCTGCTCGCGACGATGGTGCAGAACGTGCTCTCCAATTGTTTCAAGTACGGCGCGCACCGGCCGGTGCTGATCGGTGTGCGCAAGCACGGCGCGGGGGTGGCGATCGCGATCTATGACCGCGGCAACGGCATCGCTGAAGAGCATTTGCCCAAGGTGTTCGAGGAGTTTTATCGGGTTCGTCAGCTGCGCGACAAGGACGTCGAAGGCGTGGGCCTGGGGCTGTCGATTGTCCGGCGTCTGGGTCAGTTGATCGGTGTCAACGTTGCGATCCGCTCACGGCTGGAGCATGGCACGGCGGTGACCTTGCATGGGCTGCCACTGGCGCCGCCGCAGATACCGGTCAATCGTGAGGAGGCTCGGCAGGTCGGACTACTGACGGGGTTGAAGGTGTGTCTGGTGGAGGATGATCGCAACGTTCTGTTGGCGACCTCGGCGTTGCTCGAGCGATGGGGCTGCGTCGTGCAGGCTGAGCTGAGCGGGCAGGGCCTGGTCACGGACTGCGACATCATTGTTGCCGACTATGACCTCGGCTCCCACAGCACCGGCATCGAGTGCATCGATGAGGTTCGCCGTCAGCGAGGGTATGCGGTACCGGCCATGATCATCACCGGGCATGACATCGAAAAAATCCAGGCGGCCCTGCATGACCGGCAGATCGCCATTTTGTCCAAACCGGTACGCCCGGCCGAGCTGCGCGCGACCTTGCGTGCGCTGCGCGACCGGCAGACCGAAGCGCTCAGCGCTTACACAGATAGTCCTGCGTGA